A genomic region of Hippoglossus hippoglossus isolate fHipHip1 chromosome 8, fHipHip1.pri, whole genome shotgun sequence contains the following coding sequences:
- the LOC117766274 gene encoding CD9 antigen-like codes for MGLDGCGTVCVYVIVLFNIALAVAGSAFLALGLFLRFNVNTRVVFEIASLKSWVFVMDVKIIIVLGTFMLITALFGFIGSSSKKKWALETFSGLLSFLLFSAMALLGLTFWKSDAVAMNIMEFYISMYALYDGVDPVIGTTLRIIHNLLHCCGVTGIGLIETTCPKPSGFLEHFVMPNCPEKIAGFFDRKAPLIGVLFALVFLLSVPLVCSSIICKKIRVSVSTTQYTVMTNSALPTPQPLQQGFVPTSYSYPNPDIFPLVPVVEA; via the exons ATGGGACTGGACGGATGTGGCACCGTGTGCGTTTATGTCATCGTCCTTTTCAACATCGCCCTTGCT GTGGCGGGCTCTGCCTTTTTGGCTCTCGGCCTGTTCCTCAGGTTCAACGTTAATACCAGGGTCGTCTTTGAAATAGCCAGCCTCAAGTCATGGGTGTTCGTTATGG ATGTGAAGATTATTATCGTGCTGGGTACGTTCATGTTGATCACGGCGCTGTTTGGATTCATCGGCAGCTCCTCTAAGAAAAAATGGGCTCTGGAGACG TTCTCTGGTCTCCTGagctttcttcttttctctgcaaTGGCCCTACTGGGTCTCACTTTTTGGAAAAGCGATGCG GTTGCAATGAACATAATGGAGTTCTACATCAGCATGTATGCTCTGTACGATGGAGTAGATCCAGTCATTGGCACCACCCTCAGGATCATCCACAACTTG CTTCACTGCTGTGGCGTGACGGGCATCGGGCTGATAGAGACGACCTGTCCCAAGCCAAGTGGATTTTTGGAGCACTTCGTCATGCCT AATTGTCCTGAGAAGATCGCAGGCTTCTTCGACAGAAAAGCTCCTCTGATAGGTGTCCTCTTTGCATTGGTATTTCTTCTG AGCGTacctctagtgtgcagcagtaTCATCTGCAAAAAGATCCGTGTGTCCGTTTCCACAACTCAGTACACTGTCATGACTAACAGCGCCCTGCCTACCCCTCAACCATTACAGCAGGGATTTGTCCCCACCTCCTACTCTTACCCCAACCCGGACATTTTCCCCCTTGTCCCTGTGGTTGAGGCCTAG
- the LOC117766218 gene encoding uncharacterized protein LOC117766218, with protein MHVKQTGNWLSFLLSITIITFPSVSWCESAHSAGTRPPAGPRGARGRAATPRGPQHLHQQLLHLLHSSDRRPAARTTSPDTRFRHNPNQSEGQRVYSSPPPPDEDCATAQIQHTAPGRFYIVGRLEANIPNAGYQADSAAAAVQAEGHQEKVRGQWLSSSEESWQKLQPVVECGADAMILVVRRRRAGNLLLDRVNQSSVPLSQLKPQCGYSVQTTWRDLSLMAQYDACHVTQEDDSYVLPLLWRGAPVKMLCPVPQIQPHAQGQYSVCCSPYGMTVNLQGPTPAEQLSINVRGEWTPLVSLAEQCGFTVERRDAEILIAAPYMTCGMTVKDGKYTLYLQIGENRLLLSCPVSSLEELPGTRLVDGPHFSRIRTEPPSEPFPWAAPFYLAPLYYPHPTYQQEYREPDAPDVHNPLTPLFSTPDPNFGPQPLPTVDSQYPEYYSHQIPDWDSNNQHAVHVPLSSTHEMEDLSLVHPDLQQKQGPPVLDLSETHSPFSAAASQAEAPSLQPPNHAFNPYYHYYHHPKIPLSDPPQDPDAAPEVPEELSPTNTYEFLVWPPKAQQSEAKSDPSPPPQVASHPYIPPGPEVDHKTPASYPYPYPHHYFYYFPHMARGEAKRLTPPHRDMATETNVPDVQPLPESSERPVHEEHNVSPYETKKYRPDWIRIPLLSEDDGVTQELNDEEQHSAPATPALPPSNTPEPDPVPPPHPYLYAPYYHYYQMYSGPDHDRASPTSSKDAADPLLQASSSPAQHQTTSSPTESTYPAQNGHLYPYFYYYHHLLQPEESKDEQEPHPAGSTDSEIPSSESESLLPSDSDHSRTDLYAEAGNPSFPQPPHSPLHGLYSQQHLYYAVGPPGGEEAEERLDSDTTDHPEANTPSPCGLGPASTSNCSHSLGCCSYPVEDCTMGQHFVFVVPDSVSEPTVPPAAHPSEDSEASCVLRRLTSDPEVYTVPLDGCGVNKLMFGQTVVHLLEVQGIYSPPDDRTSDNEDSPVRLLVECSSSPGSPGEVRLHVMDQPPPPPPPIQSVTVQLRLSTDELFSSFHPEAHLPLSLVRGRPLYLEVSLLEPPEENLVLLVQSCMAHTAAPYTGWMHIYDGCPGRDESQLLPSPDPHRTRRIMISGFLFLPPQSPSYMAAGGHSLLGDPEIFICCSTEVCSAADGDCTSGCIDSPNGGM; from the exons atgcatgtgaaacaaacaggaaactggTTGAGTTTCCTCCTCAGCATCACAATCATAACTTTTCCTTCAGTGAGCTGGTGTGAATCTGCTCATTCTGCAGGAACACGTCCCCCCGCGGGCCCTCGTGGGGCCAGGGGCCGCGCTGCAACCCCCCGGGGCCCGCAgcacctccaccagcagctcctccacctcctccacagctCGGACCGGAGACCCGCAGCCAGGACGACTTCACCGGACACACGGTTCAGACACAACCCGAATCAAAGCGAGGGCCAGCGGGTCTATTCTTCACCTCCGCCCCCCGATGAAGACTGTGCCActgcacaaatacaacacacagCTCCGGGGAGGTTTTACATTGTCGGTCGGCTGGAAGCAAACATCCCCAACGCGGGCTACCAGGcagattctgctgctgctgcag TCCAAGCTGAGGGACACCaggagaaggtcagaggtcaatggctcagcagctcagaggagaGCTGGCAGAAGCTCCAGCCGGTGGTGGAGTGCGGAGCTGACGCCATGATCCTCGTTGTCAGGAGGAGACGAGCTGGAAATCTGCTGCTGGATCGAG TGAACCAGTCGTCGGTGCCTCTGTCCCAGCTGAAACCCCAGTGTGGTTACTCTGTTCAGACCACATGGAGAGACCTCAGTCTGATGGCCCAGTACGACGCCTGCCACGTCACACAGGAG GACGACAGCTACGTGCTGCCTCTGCTGTGGAGGGGGGCTCCGGTCAAGATGTTGTGTCCCGTCCCTCAGATTCAGCCTCACGCCCAGGGTCAGTACTCCGTGTGCTGCTCCCCCTATGGGATGACCGTCAACCTGCAAGGACCGACTCCTGCAGAGCAGCTGAGTATAAATG TGAGAGGAGAGTGGACCCCCCTGGTGTCGTTGGCTGAGCAGTGCGGCTTCACCGTGGAAAGACGTGACGCAGAGATCCTAATCGCTGCTCCATATATGACATGTGGCATGACGGTGAAG GATGGAAAATACACCCTTTATCTTCAAATAGGAGAAAACCGACTCCTGCTGTCCTGTCCCGTCTCGTCCCTCGAGGAGCTGCCAGGAACCCGTCTCGTCGACGGTCCTCATTTCAGCAGGATCAGGACAGAACCTCCATCAGAGCCTTTTCCATGGGCCGCCCCTTTTTACCTGGCCCCGCTTTACTACCCCCACCCCACATATCAGCAAGAGTATCGTGAACCTGATGCTCCTGACGTACACAACCCTCTTACTCCCTTGTTCTCCACCCCTGACCCCAACTTTGGTCCACAGCCACTCCCTACTGTTGATTCCCAGTATCCAGAATACTACTCCCACCAGATTCCTGACTGGGATTCCAATAATCAACACGCCGTGCATGTTCCTCTATCATCTACACATGAAATGGAGGATTTAAGTTTGGTGCATCCAGATCTACAGCAAAAACAGGGACCTCCTGTCTTGGATCTCTCTGAGACACACTCTCCcttctcagctgcagcttctcaagCCGAagctccctctctccagccTCCCAACCACGCCTTCAACCCGTACTACCACTACTACCATCACCCAAAAATCCCTCTTTCAGACCCACCTCAAGACCCCGATGCAGCTCCTGAGGTTCCTGAAGAACTGTCTCCAACAAATACCTACGAGTTCCTGGTGTGGCCCCCCAAAGCGCAGCAGTCCGAGGCTAAGTCAGACCCCTCCCCTCCGCCTCAGGTTGCCTCTCATCCTTACATCCCTCCAGGTCCTGAAGTTGATCACAAAACCCCTGCATCTTATCCGTACCCTTATCCACACCACTACTTTTATTACTTTCCACATATGGCGAGGGGTGAGGCTAAAAGGTTGACACCTCCACATCGTGACATGGCAACGGAAACAAATGTGCCTGATGTTCAGCCTCTTCCTGAGTCCTCGGAGCGTCCAGTCCACGAAGAACACAACGTGAGTCCCTACGAAACTAAAAAGTACAGACCAGACTGGATCAGAATTCCACTTCTGTCTGAAGATGATGGTGTAACACAAGAGCTGAATGATGAAGAGCAACACTCTGCACCTGCGACTCCTGCTCTCCCACCCAGTAACACTCCAGAACCAGACCCGgttccccctcctcacccatACCTCTACGCCCCTTACTATCACTACTATCAGATGTATTCTGGACCTGATCACGACCGTGCGTCTCCGACTTCCTCCAAAGACGCTGCAGACCCTCTGCTCcaagcctcctcctctccagcgCAGCATCAAACCACTTCTTCACCCACAGAATCCACCTATCCTGCTCAAAATGGCCACTTGTATCCTTACTTCTACTAttaccaccacctcctccagccTGAAGAGTCCAAAGACGAGCAGGAACCGCATCCTGCAGGCAGCACGGACTCTGAAATACCCTCCTCAGAGTCAGAATCTCTGCTCCCCTCCGACTCCGACCACAGCAGGACGGATCTTTACGCTGAAGCAGGAAATCCCAGCTTCCCTCAGCCACCGCACAGTCCCCTCCACGGCTTGTACTCCCAGCAACATCTGTACTACGCTGTGGGGCCTCCTGGTGGAgaggaagcggaggagaggCTGGATTCTGACACGACAG ATCACCCCGAGGCCAACACGCCCTCGCCCTGTGGCCTCGGCCCTGCGTCTACCTCCAACTGCAGTCACTCGCTGGGCTGCTGCTCGTACCCTGTGGAGG ATTGTACAATGGGGcagcattttgtgtttgtggtgccTGACTCTGTGTCGGAGCCCACAGTGCCCCCCGCTGCTCATCCCTCTGAGGACAGTGAGGCGTCCTGCGTCCTGCGGaggttgacctctgaccccgagGTCTACACGGTGCCCCTGGACGGCTGCGGAGTAAACAAACTT ATGTTTGGTCAGACCGTGGTTCATCTGTTGGAGGTCCAAGGAATCTATTCTCCTCCAGACGACCGCACCTCGGACAATGAGGACTCTCCTGTCAG GTTGTTGGTGGAGTGCAGCTCCTCCCCAGGTTCTCCAGGTGAGGTGAGGCTGCATGTGATGGatcaacctcctcctcctccacctcccattCAGTCGGTCACAGTGCAGCTGAGACTCTCAACAG acgAGTTGTTCAGCAGCTTCCACCCCGAGGCTCACCTGCCTCTCAGTCTCGTGCGAGGCAGACCTCTTTATCTGGAGGTGAGTCTGCTGGAGCCTCCGGAGGAAAACCTGGTGCTGCTGGTTCAGTCCTGCATGGctcacactgcagctccatACACCGGCTGGATGCACATCTATGATGG CTGCCCCGGCCGCGATGAGTCACAGCTGCTTCCTTCCCCTGACCCGCACCGTACCCGGAGGATCATGATCTCCGGCTTCCTCTTCCTGCCCCCACAAAGCCCCTCGTACATGGCTGCAGGAGGACATTCTCTCCTGGGCGATCCGGAG ATCTTCATCTGCTGCTCGACAGAGGTTTGCTCTGCTGCAGATGGTGACTGCACATCTGGCTGCATCGACA GTCCCAACGGTGGCATGTGA
- the LOC117766284 gene encoding epithelial membrane protein 2-like: MLILLAGIFAVHIIGIILLLVATIDNAWWMTDTISTDVWGRWIKENGIWNLTDIPEGAHYPQDYLQAVQASSILACIFSIVGIFVFVAQLFTLEKGKRFTISGIFQFLACLCIMIAASIYTDRFHLDESTGWYGHCFILAWISFALTLISSIIYFVLRKKTA, encoded by the exons ATGCTGATCCTCCTCGCTGGCATCTTTGCCGTTCACATAATTggcatcatcctcctcctggtgGCTACTATCGACAAT gccTGGTGGATGACTGACACCATTTCCACCGACGTGTGGGGCCGGTGGATCAAGGAAAACGGCATTTGGAACTTAACCGATATTCCCGAAGGAGCACACTACCCACAAG ATTACCTCCAGGCAGTACAGGCCAGCTCCATCCTCGCTTGCATCTTCTCCATCGTGGGCATCTTCGTGTTCGTGGCCCAGCTCTTCACCCTGGAAAAAGGGAAGAGGTTCACCATCTCCGGCATCTTCCAGTTCCTCGCCT GCCTGTGCATCATGATCGCAGCCTCCATCTACACAGACCGCTTCCACCTCGACGAGTCAACCGGTTGGTATGGCCACTGCTTCATCCTGGCGTGGATCTCCTTCGCGCTCAcgctcatctcctccatcattTACTTTGTGCTACGCAAGAAGACGGCGTGA